The following proteins are encoded in a genomic region of Streptomyces collinus Tu 365:
- a CDS encoding TIGR01777 family oxidoreductase encodes MEPSRIAVAGASGLIGSALVRSLAADGHEVVRLVRRAPRGADEVRWDPERQQVDAAGLVGCDAVVNLAGAGIGDRRWTPEYKRLVRDSRVLGTAALAEAVASLDTPPRVFVNGSAMGVYGDTGDRAVDEDAPPGDGFLPSLCVEWEEATVPVQEAGVRTVLLRTGLVVARDGGAWGKLFPLFKAGLGGRMGDGRQYWSYIALHDEVAAIRHLIDHDTLSGPFNLTAPRPLTNREVTEAMGRVLRRPTLFTVPAPVLRSVLGEMAGEVLGSARVVPKRLLESGFAFAFPEVDDAIRAAL; translated from the coding sequence ATGGAACCTTCGCGAATCGCGGTGGCCGGCGCGTCCGGTCTGATCGGCAGCGCCCTGGTACGGTCCCTGGCCGCGGACGGGCACGAGGTGGTGCGCCTGGTGCGCCGCGCGCCCCGGGGGGCGGACGAGGTCCGCTGGGACCCGGAACGGCAGCAGGTGGACGCGGCGGGGCTGGTCGGCTGTGACGCGGTGGTCAATCTCGCCGGGGCGGGCATCGGGGACCGGCGCTGGACGCCCGAGTACAAGCGGCTGGTCCGGGACAGCAGGGTGCTCGGCACGGCCGCCCTGGCGGAGGCGGTGGCCTCGCTGGACACACCGCCGCGGGTCTTCGTGAACGGCAGCGCGATGGGCGTCTACGGCGACACCGGCGACCGGGCCGTGGACGAGGACGCGCCGCCGGGGGACGGTTTTCTGCCGTCGCTCTGCGTGGAGTGGGAGGAGGCGACGGTGCCGGTGCAGGAGGCGGGCGTGCGGACGGTGCTGCTGCGCACGGGGCTGGTCGTGGCCCGGGACGGCGGGGCCTGGGGCAAGCTGTTCCCGCTGTTCAAGGCCGGGCTCGGGGGCCGGATGGGCGACGGGCGGCAGTACTGGTCGTACATCGCGCTGCACGACGAGGTCGCCGCGATCCGGCATCTGATCGACCATGACACGCTGTCCGGGCCGTTCAACCTGACGGCGCCCCGGCCGCTGACGAACCGTGAGGTCACCGAGGCGATGGGGCGCGTGCTGCGGCGGCCGACGCTGTTCACCGTCCCGGCGCCCGTGCTGCGGTCGGTGCTGGGTGAGATGGCCGGGGAGGTGCTGGGCAGTGCGCGGGTGGTGCCCAAGCGGCTGCTGGAGTCGGGGTTCGCGTTCGCGTTCCCTGAGGTCGACGACGCGATCCGTGCTGCCTTGTGA
- a CDS encoding NAD(P)/FAD-dependent oxidoreductase yields the protein MLEPAYQVDVVIVGAGIAGLSAAHRLTSAGVSTAVLEAAPWVGGRMSTEKVDGFRLDRIGQLLSTSSPELRLTPGLGSLALRRFAPGVLLHRDGRTHRAGAPAATGSARGALHVVRALASAPRGSSAVPGRAGAPVGGAVDQARLGTALGRIAATPVERLLTRPELPAAQALAARGVPARTVDGFLRPLLATLLCDPDLTTSSRCADLALHSFASGRLCVPEGGAEAVPEVLARTLPPGTVHTGVRVTSVSTTAVTTAEHGVIRCRAALLATDARAAAELLPGLRVPDFHPVTVVHHTTDDPAPVLATGTSLLLDADRGGPVAHTAVLSSVDPSRAPAGRVLISSTVLGTPPDAVDTAVRIHLARLYGTPTRRWETLAVHHTPEAVPAMRPPHDLRRPVRLLAGLYVCGDHRDTSTVQGALHSAHRAASAILTDLGAAGSLHRADPTATLPRAA from the coding sequence GTGCTTGAGCCCGCGTACCAGGTGGACGTCGTCATCGTGGGAGCCGGGATCGCCGGACTCTCGGCGGCTCACCGGCTCACCAGCGCAGGAGTATCGACCGCAGTCCTGGAGGCCGCCCCCTGGGTGGGCGGCCGCATGTCGACGGAGAAGGTGGACGGCTTCCGCCTCGACCGCATCGGGCAGTTGCTGTCCACGTCCAGTCCCGAGTTGCGCCTCACCCCGGGGCTCGGTTCGCTCGCCCTGCGCCGCTTCGCGCCGGGCGTCCTGCTCCACCGCGACGGGCGCACCCACCGGGCCGGCGCACCGGCGGCCACGGGGAGCGCGAGGGGCGCACTTCATGTGGTGCGCGCCCTGGCGAGCGCCCCTAGGGGCTCGTCGGCCGTGCCGGGACGGGCCGGCGCGCCGGTCGGCGGCGCCGTCGACCAGGCCCGGCTCGGCACCGCCCTGGGCCGGATCGCCGCCACGCCGGTCGAGCGCCTGCTGACCCGCCCCGAACTGCCCGCCGCGCAGGCCCTCGCGGCCCGCGGGGTGCCCGCCCGGACCGTCGACGGCTTCCTGCGCCCGCTGCTCGCCACCCTGCTCTGCGACCCGGACCTGACCACCTCCAGCAGGTGCGCCGACCTCGCGCTGCACTCCTTCGCGAGCGGGCGGCTGTGCGTGCCGGAGGGCGGTGCGGAGGCGGTGCCGGAGGTGCTGGCCCGGACGCTGCCCCCGGGCACCGTGCACACCGGGGTGCGGGTCACCTCGGTGTCCACGACGGCGGTGACCACGGCCGAGCACGGGGTGATCCGCTGCCGCGCGGCGCTGCTGGCGACCGACGCGCGCGCCGCGGCCGAGCTGCTGCCGGGGCTGCGGGTGCCGGACTTCCACCCGGTGACGGTGGTCCACCACACCACGGACGACCCGGCGCCGGTCCTCGCGACGGGCACCTCGCTGCTGCTGGACGCCGACCGCGGCGGGCCGGTGGCGCACACGGCGGTGCTCAGCAGCGTCGACCCGAGCCGGGCACCGGCCGGCCGGGTGCTGATCTCGTCGACGGTGCTGGGCACGCCGCCCGACGCCGTCGACACCGCCGTCCGCATCCACCTGGCCCGGCTCTACGGCACGCCGACCCGACGCTGGGAGACGCTGGCGGTGCATCACACCCCGGAGGCGGTACCGGCGATGCGCCCACCGCACGACCTGCGCCGCCCGGTGCGCCTGCTGGCCGGCCTGTACGTCTGCGGCGACCACCGCGACACCAGCACCGTCCAGGGCGCCCTGCACTCCGCCCACCGGGCCGCGTCGGCGATCCTGACGGACCTGGGCGCGGCGGGCTCCCTGCACCGCGCGGACCCGACAGCCACGCTGCCCCGCGCGGCGTAG